A region from the Acyrthosiphon pisum isolate AL4f chromosome A1, pea_aphid_22Mar2018_4r6ur, whole genome shotgun sequence genome encodes:
- the LOC100570229 gene encoding uncharacterized protein LOC100570229, whose product MTKFMLEKYGQLMNFIGPMKKFKRKLDMWKQIAKDMEEELGVKCTHTQIENRYKTVSKRKKVIVNNNKNTGAARMDDEYENEWKQITNKDDSIIPEVMRSTKVVVINKKDITESKPKKMKTDSSQLMLLKFLKEKEESKERRHQEKMELIRSILNK is encoded by the coding sequence ATGACCAAGTTTATGCTGGAAAAGTACGGACAGCTTATGAATTTTATTGGTCCGATGaagaaatttaaaagaaaactaGATATGTGGAAACAAATAGCTAAAGATATGGAAGAAGAACTTGGTGTAAAATGCACACATACACAGATTGAAAATCGTTATAAAACCGTGAGCAagagaaaaaaagtaattgttaataataacaaaaatacagGCGCAGCTAGAATGGATGATGAATATGAAAATGAAtggaaacaaataacaaataaggACGATAGCATTATTCCAGAAGTCATGCGAAGTACAAaggttgttgttattaataaaaaggaTATTACAGAatctaaaccaaaaaaaatgaaaaccgaTAGCTCACAATTGATGTTGTTAAAATTTCTAAAGGAAAAAGAGGAATCTAAAGAAAGGCGCCATCAAGAAAAAATGGAGCTCATaagatcaatttta